A genomic window from Triticum urartu cultivar G1812 chromosome 7, Tu2.1, whole genome shotgun sequence includes:
- the LOC125521179 gene encoding uncharacterized protein LOC125521179 isoform X5: MAKKGAGGEESVVVPGQTEEAKQGPPRKRNPCPGIRCVGGRIYDPENGKTCHQCRQKTMDFSVACTQPRKKGLCPIHFCHKCLLNRYGENAEDMTKEAGWTCPKCRGICNCSFCRKKKGETPTGILAHAAKASGHSSVHDLLIKGSDMVVAAQTLSSLPKKIKKERKKGNIKKALGTDDGTDGLLAEGGENARTDLNAVPSVHTDKELKKIKKERKKGNIKRALGTDDGTDGLLAQGDDNTGTDLNALPPVPISKKLKKGNHMVNDMTADEKCPVEIKGELHIRNESTDVPETKIELPIGTPVTDIAGAELEVDDVGSALQFHEFCRTFAEVLKIRKGQPEKILQVITGGGRIGREVPSVVADLHISLLSVIQEDREENPSDYSRNGDAWIIDTGKYISESTVISKELPLDCLSQGVLGYKKLSPSLKLHVLNFLCDEALSTTTLKNWVLKQHESATERKVAAREKFRAVKEKEKELKEKLTIKMAKPRFLRNGAEINSLVSQIKEAYEDKKAVIDEEKLGGLVRKKPVRIDEGVAYWKLDGYCDKTAIMRQEFDATENTDKWFMFTEEEEKVIKGHVAPRPQLKRKNKKHTLAGHNALPISSSMKTQTPVSAV, translated from the exons ATGGCCAAGAAAGGCGCCGGCGGTGAGGAGAGCGTGGTCGTGCCGGGGCAGACGGAGGAGGCCAAGCAAGGCCCTCCCCGGAAGCGCAACCCGTGCCCCGGAATCCGCTGCGTCGGCGGCCGGATCTATGACCCGGAGAACGGGAAGACCTGCCACCAG TGTCGCCAGAAGACGATGGACTTCTCGGTGGCTTGCACGCAGCCCCGGAAGAAGGGGCTTTGTCCAATCCACTTCTGCCACAAGTGCCTCCTCAACAG GTATGGTGAGAACGCCGAGGATATGACCAAGGAGGCGGGCTGGACCTGCCCCAAATGCAGGGGCATCTGCAACTGCAGCTTCTGCAG AAAGAAGAAAGGGGAGACGCCTACAGGAATACTGGCCCATGCTGCCAAGGCGTCAGGGCACTCGTCCGTCCATGATTTGCTGATAAAGGGCTCCGACATGGTGGTTGCTGCACAGACGCTGTCCTCGCTCCCTAAGAAGATCAAGAAG GAACGCAAGAAGGGAAACATAAAGAAGGCCCTAGGGACAGATGATGGTACTGATGGATTGTTGGCTGAAGGGGGTGAGAATGCAAGGACTGATCTCAATGCAGTTCCTTCAGTTCATACCGACAAGGAGCTGAAGAAGATCAAGAAG GAACGCAAGAAGGGCAACATAAAGAGGGCCCTAGGGACAGATGATGGTACTGATGGATTGTTGGCTCAAGGGGATGACAATACAGGGACTGATCTCAATGCACTTCCTCCAGTTCCCATCAGCAAGAAGCTGAAAAAGGGCAACCACATGGTAAATGACATGACTGCTGATGAAAAGTGCCCTGTTGAAATTAAGGGCGAACTTCACATTAGGAATGAGAGCACTGATGTCCCAGAGACCAAAATTGAGCTACCCATAGGTACTCCAGTCACTGACATTGCAGGGGCTGAGCTGGAGGTTGATGATGTTGGGTCTGCACTTCAGTTTCATGAATTCTGCCGCACATTTGCAGAG GTGCTTAAAATAAGAAAGGGACAGCCAGAAAAAATTCTTCAAGTCATCACTGGAGGAGGCCGTATCGGGCGAGAGGTGCCTTCAGTTGTTGCTGACCTTCACATTAGTTTGTTATCTGTCATCCAAGAAGACAGAGAAGAGAA CCCTTCGGACTATTCAAGGAATGGTGATGCTTGGATAATTGATACTGGGAAATATATTAGTGAATCCACAGTTATCTCGAAGGAACTGCCTCTTGATTGTTTAAGTCAAGGGGTATTAGGATATAAAAAATTGAGCCCTTCTTTAAAGCTGCATGTGCTGAATTTTCTGTGTGATGAGGCCCTTTCTACTAC AACATTAAAGAACTGGGTTCTCAAACAGCATGAAAGTGCAACTGAGAGAAAGGTTGCTGCAAGGGAAAAATTCCGTGCTGTCAAAGAAAAG GAAAAGGAGCTTAAAGAAAAACTAACGATTAAGATGGCTAAACCAAGGTTTTTGAGAAATGGAGCAGAAATTAATAGTCTTGTTTCTCAAATTAAGGAGGCATATGAAGACAAGAAGGCAGTAATAGATG AGGAGAAGCTGGGAGGTCTAGTTAGGAAAAAGCCTGTCAGGATAGACGAAGGGGTTGCGTACTGGAAGCTGGATGGTTATTGTGATAAGACAGCAATAATGCGCCAAG AGTTTGACGCAACAGAGAACACTGACAAGTGGTTTATGTTCACCGAGGAAGAAGAAAAAGTAATCAAAGGTCATGTAGCCCCAAG GCCCCAGTTGAAGCGCAAAAACAAAAAACATACCTTGGCTGGGCACAATGCTCTACCGATCTCAAGCTCCATGAAAACTCAGACTCCTGTTTCAGCTGTTTGA
- the LOC125521179 gene encoding uncharacterized protein LOC125521179 isoform X3 produces the protein MAKKGAGGEESVVVPGQTEEAKQGPPRKRNPCPGIRCVGGRIYDPENGKTCHQCRQKTMDFSVACTQPRKKGLCPIHFCHKCLLNRYGENAEDMTKEAGWTCPKCRGICNCSFCRKKKGETPTGILAHAAKASGHSSVHDLLIKGSDMVVAAQTLSSLPKKIKKERKEGSLKRALGTDDATGGLFAEGDENIKTDLNALPSVPIKKKLKKIKKEHKEGNIKKVPGTGDATDGLLTEGDENTNTDLNAFPSVPTNKELKKIKKERKKGNIKRALGTDDGTDGLLAQGDDNTGTDLNALPPVPISKKLKKGNHMVNDMTADEKCPVEIKGELHIRNESTDVPETKIELPIGTPVTDIAGAELEVDDVGSALQFHEFCRTFAEVLKIRKGQPEKILQVITGGGRIGREVPSVVADLHISLLSVIQEDREENPSDYSRNGDAWIIDTGKYISESTVISKELPLDCLSQGVLGYKKLSPSLKLHVLNFLCDEALSTTTLKNWVLKQHESATERKVAAREKFRAVKEKEKELKEKLTIKMAKPRFLRNGAEINSLVSQIKEAYEDKKAVIDEEKLGGLVRKKPVRIDEGVAYWKLDGYCDKTAIMRQEFDATENTDKWFMFTEEEEKVIKGHVAPRPQLKRKNKKHTLAGHNALPISSSMKTQTPVSAV, from the exons ATGGCCAAGAAAGGCGCCGGCGGTGAGGAGAGCGTGGTCGTGCCGGGGCAGACGGAGGAGGCCAAGCAAGGCCCTCCCCGGAAGCGCAACCCGTGCCCCGGAATCCGCTGCGTCGGCGGCCGGATCTATGACCCGGAGAACGGGAAGACCTGCCACCAG TGTCGCCAGAAGACGATGGACTTCTCGGTGGCTTGCACGCAGCCCCGGAAGAAGGGGCTTTGTCCAATCCACTTCTGCCACAAGTGCCTCCTCAACAG GTATGGTGAGAACGCCGAGGATATGACCAAGGAGGCGGGCTGGACCTGCCCCAAATGCAGGGGCATCTGCAACTGCAGCTTCTGCAG AAAGAAGAAAGGGGAGACGCCTACAGGAATACTGGCCCATGCTGCCAAGGCGTCAGGGCACTCGTCCGTCCATGATTTGCTGATAAAGGGCTCCGACATGGTGGTTGCTGCACAGACGCTGTCCTCGCTCCCTAAGAAGATCAAGAAG GAACGCAAGGAGGGCAGCTTAAAGAGGGCGCTAGGGACAGATGATGCTACCGGTGGATTGTTCGCTGAAGGGGATGAGAATATTAAGACTGATCTCAATGCACTTCCTTCAGTTCCTATCaaaaagaagctgaagaagatcAAGAAG GAACACAAGGAGGGCAACATAAAGAAGGTGCCAGGGACAGGCGATGCTACTGATGGACTGTTGACTGAAGGGGATGAGAATACAAACACTGATCTCAATGCATTTCCTTCAGTTCCTACCAACAAGGAGCTGAAGAAGATCAAGAAG GAACGCAAGAAGGGCAACATAAAGAGGGCCCTAGGGACAGATGATGGTACTGATGGATTGTTGGCTCAAGGGGATGACAATACAGGGACTGATCTCAATGCACTTCCTCCAGTTCCCATCAGCAAGAAGCTGAAAAAGGGCAACCACATGGTAAATGACATGACTGCTGATGAAAAGTGCCCTGTTGAAATTAAGGGCGAACTTCACATTAGGAATGAGAGCACTGATGTCCCAGAGACCAAAATTGAGCTACCCATAGGTACTCCAGTCACTGACATTGCAGGGGCTGAGCTGGAGGTTGATGATGTTGGGTCTGCACTTCAGTTTCATGAATTCTGCCGCACATTTGCAGAG GTGCTTAAAATAAGAAAGGGACAGCCAGAAAAAATTCTTCAAGTCATCACTGGAGGAGGCCGTATCGGGCGAGAGGTGCCTTCAGTTGTTGCTGACCTTCACATTAGTTTGTTATCTGTCATCCAAGAAGACAGAGAAGAGAA CCCTTCGGACTATTCAAGGAATGGTGATGCTTGGATAATTGATACTGGGAAATATATTAGTGAATCCACAGTTATCTCGAAGGAACTGCCTCTTGATTGTTTAAGTCAAGGGGTATTAGGATATAAAAAATTGAGCCCTTCTTTAAAGCTGCATGTGCTGAATTTTCTGTGTGATGAGGCCCTTTCTACTAC AACATTAAAGAACTGGGTTCTCAAACAGCATGAAAGTGCAACTGAGAGAAAGGTTGCTGCAAGGGAAAAATTCCGTGCTGTCAAAGAAAAG GAAAAGGAGCTTAAAGAAAAACTAACGATTAAGATGGCTAAACCAAGGTTTTTGAGAAATGGAGCAGAAATTAATAGTCTTGTTTCTCAAATTAAGGAGGCATATGAAGACAAGAAGGCAGTAATAGATG AGGAGAAGCTGGGAGGTCTAGTTAGGAAAAAGCCTGTCAGGATAGACGAAGGGGTTGCGTACTGGAAGCTGGATGGTTATTGTGATAAGACAGCAATAATGCGCCAAG AGTTTGACGCAACAGAGAACACTGACAAGTGGTTTATGTTCACCGAGGAAGAAGAAAAAGTAATCAAAGGTCATGTAGCCCCAAG GCCCCAGTTGAAGCGCAAAAACAAAAAACATACCTTGGCTGGGCACAATGCTCTACCGATCTCAAGCTCCATGAAAACTCAGACTCCTGTTTCAGCTGTTTGA
- the LOC125521179 gene encoding uncharacterized protein LOC125521179 isoform X6, with amino-acid sequence MAKKGAGGEESVVVPGQTEEAKQGPPRKRNPCPGIRCVGGRIYDPENGKTCHQCRQKTMDFSVACTQPRKKGLCPIHFCHKCLLNRYGENAEDMTKEAGWTCPKCRGICNCSFCRKKKGETPTGILAHAAKASGHSSVHDLLIKGSDMVVAAQTLSSLPKKIKKERKEGSLKRALGTDDATGGLFAEGDENIKTDLNALPSVPIKKKLKKIKKERKKGNIKRALGTDDGTDGLLAQGDDNTGTDLNALPPVPISKKLKKGNHMVNDMTADEKCPVEIKGELHIRNESTDVPETKIELPIGTPVTDIAGAELEVDDVGSALQFHEFCRTFAEVLKIRKGQPEKILQVITGGGRIGREVPSVVADLHISLLSVIQEDREENPSDYSRNGDAWIIDTGKYISESTVISKELPLDCLSQGVLGYKKLSPSLKLHVLNFLCDEALSTTTLKNWVLKQHESATERKVAAREKFRAVKEKEKELKEKLTIKMAKPRFLRNGAEINSLVSQIKEAYEDKKAVIDEEKLGGLVRKKPVRIDEGVAYWKLDGYCDKTAIMRQEFDATENTDKWFMFTEEEEKVIKGHVAPRPQLKRKNKKHTLAGHNALPISSSMKTQTPVSAV; translated from the exons ATGGCCAAGAAAGGCGCCGGCGGTGAGGAGAGCGTGGTCGTGCCGGGGCAGACGGAGGAGGCCAAGCAAGGCCCTCCCCGGAAGCGCAACCCGTGCCCCGGAATCCGCTGCGTCGGCGGCCGGATCTATGACCCGGAGAACGGGAAGACCTGCCACCAG TGTCGCCAGAAGACGATGGACTTCTCGGTGGCTTGCACGCAGCCCCGGAAGAAGGGGCTTTGTCCAATCCACTTCTGCCACAAGTGCCTCCTCAACAG GTATGGTGAGAACGCCGAGGATATGACCAAGGAGGCGGGCTGGACCTGCCCCAAATGCAGGGGCATCTGCAACTGCAGCTTCTGCAG AAAGAAGAAAGGGGAGACGCCTACAGGAATACTGGCCCATGCTGCCAAGGCGTCAGGGCACTCGTCCGTCCATGATTTGCTGATAAAGGGCTCCGACATGGTGGTTGCTGCACAGACGCTGTCCTCGCTCCCTAAGAAGATCAAGAAG GAACGCAAGGAGGGCAGCTTAAAGAGGGCGCTAGGGACAGATGATGCTACCGGTGGATTGTTCGCTGAAGGGGATGAGAATATTAAGACTGATCTCAATGCACTTCCTTCAGTTCCTATCaaaaagaagctgaagaagatcAAGAAG GAACGCAAGAAGGGCAACATAAAGAGGGCCCTAGGGACAGATGATGGTACTGATGGATTGTTGGCTCAAGGGGATGACAATACAGGGACTGATCTCAATGCACTTCCTCCAGTTCCCATCAGCAAGAAGCTGAAAAAGGGCAACCACATGGTAAATGACATGACTGCTGATGAAAAGTGCCCTGTTGAAATTAAGGGCGAACTTCACATTAGGAATGAGAGCACTGATGTCCCAGAGACCAAAATTGAGCTACCCATAGGTACTCCAGTCACTGACATTGCAGGGGCTGAGCTGGAGGTTGATGATGTTGGGTCTGCACTTCAGTTTCATGAATTCTGCCGCACATTTGCAGAG GTGCTTAAAATAAGAAAGGGACAGCCAGAAAAAATTCTTCAAGTCATCACTGGAGGAGGCCGTATCGGGCGAGAGGTGCCTTCAGTTGTTGCTGACCTTCACATTAGTTTGTTATCTGTCATCCAAGAAGACAGAGAAGAGAA CCCTTCGGACTATTCAAGGAATGGTGATGCTTGGATAATTGATACTGGGAAATATATTAGTGAATCCACAGTTATCTCGAAGGAACTGCCTCTTGATTGTTTAAGTCAAGGGGTATTAGGATATAAAAAATTGAGCCCTTCTTTAAAGCTGCATGTGCTGAATTTTCTGTGTGATGAGGCCCTTTCTACTAC AACATTAAAGAACTGGGTTCTCAAACAGCATGAAAGTGCAACTGAGAGAAAGGTTGCTGCAAGGGAAAAATTCCGTGCTGTCAAAGAAAAG GAAAAGGAGCTTAAAGAAAAACTAACGATTAAGATGGCTAAACCAAGGTTTTTGAGAAATGGAGCAGAAATTAATAGTCTTGTTTCTCAAATTAAGGAGGCATATGAAGACAAGAAGGCAGTAATAGATG AGGAGAAGCTGGGAGGTCTAGTTAGGAAAAAGCCTGTCAGGATAGACGAAGGGGTTGCGTACTGGAAGCTGGATGGTTATTGTGATAAGACAGCAATAATGCGCCAAG AGTTTGACGCAACAGAGAACACTGACAAGTGGTTTATGTTCACCGAGGAAGAAGAAAAAGTAATCAAAGGTCATGTAGCCCCAAG GCCCCAGTTGAAGCGCAAAAACAAAAAACATACCTTGGCTGGGCACAATGCTCTACCGATCTCAAGCTCCATGAAAACTCAGACTCCTGTTTCAGCTGTTTGA
- the LOC125521179 gene encoding uncharacterized protein LOC125521179 isoform X4, producing the protein MAKKGAGGEESVVVPGQTEEAKQGPPRKRNPCPGIRCVGGRIYDPENGKTCHQCRQKTMDFSVACTQPRKKGLCPIHFCHKCLLNRYGENAEDMTKEAGWTCPKCRGICNCSFCRKKKGETPTGILAHAAKASGHSSVHDLLIKGSDMVVAAQTLSSLPKKIKKERKEGSLKRALGTDDATGGLFAEGDENIKTDLNALPSVPIKKKLKKIKKERKKGNIKKALGTDDGTDGLLAEGGENARTDLNAVPSVHTDKELKKIKKERKKGNIKRALGTDDGTDGLLAQGDDNTGTDLNALPPVPISKKLKKGNHMVNDMTADEKCPVEIKGELHIRNESTDVPETKIELPIGTPVTDIAGAELEVDDVGSALQFHEFCRTFAEVLKIRKGQPEKILQVITGGGRIGREVPSVVADLHISLLSVIQEDREENPSDYSRNGDAWIIDTGKYISESTVISKELPLDCLSQGVLGYKKLSPSLKLHVLNFLCDEALSTTTLKNWVLKQHESATERKVAAREKFRAVKEKEKELKEKLTIKMAKPRFLRNGAEINSLVSQIKEAYEDKKAVIDEEKLGGLVRKKPVRIDEGVAYWKLDGYCDKTAIMRQEFDATENTDKWFMFTEEEEKVIKGHVAPRPQLKRKNKKHTLAGHNALPISSSMKTQTPVSAV; encoded by the exons ATGGCCAAGAAAGGCGCCGGCGGTGAGGAGAGCGTGGTCGTGCCGGGGCAGACGGAGGAGGCCAAGCAAGGCCCTCCCCGGAAGCGCAACCCGTGCCCCGGAATCCGCTGCGTCGGCGGCCGGATCTATGACCCGGAGAACGGGAAGACCTGCCACCAG TGTCGCCAGAAGACGATGGACTTCTCGGTGGCTTGCACGCAGCCCCGGAAGAAGGGGCTTTGTCCAATCCACTTCTGCCACAAGTGCCTCCTCAACAG GTATGGTGAGAACGCCGAGGATATGACCAAGGAGGCGGGCTGGACCTGCCCCAAATGCAGGGGCATCTGCAACTGCAGCTTCTGCAG AAAGAAGAAAGGGGAGACGCCTACAGGAATACTGGCCCATGCTGCCAAGGCGTCAGGGCACTCGTCCGTCCATGATTTGCTGATAAAGGGCTCCGACATGGTGGTTGCTGCACAGACGCTGTCCTCGCTCCCTAAGAAGATCAAGAAG GAACGCAAGGAGGGCAGCTTAAAGAGGGCGCTAGGGACAGATGATGCTACCGGTGGATTGTTCGCTGAAGGGGATGAGAATATTAAGACTGATCTCAATGCACTTCCTTCAGTTCCTATCaaaaagaagctgaagaagatcAAGAAG GAACGCAAGAAGGGAAACATAAAGAAGGCCCTAGGGACAGATGATGGTACTGATGGATTGTTGGCTGAAGGGGGTGAGAATGCAAGGACTGATCTCAATGCAGTTCCTTCAGTTCATACCGACAAGGAGCTGAAGAAGATCAAGAAG GAACGCAAGAAGGGCAACATAAAGAGGGCCCTAGGGACAGATGATGGTACTGATGGATTGTTGGCTCAAGGGGATGACAATACAGGGACTGATCTCAATGCACTTCCTCCAGTTCCCATCAGCAAGAAGCTGAAAAAGGGCAACCACATGGTAAATGACATGACTGCTGATGAAAAGTGCCCTGTTGAAATTAAGGGCGAACTTCACATTAGGAATGAGAGCACTGATGTCCCAGAGACCAAAATTGAGCTACCCATAGGTACTCCAGTCACTGACATTGCAGGGGCTGAGCTGGAGGTTGATGATGTTGGGTCTGCACTTCAGTTTCATGAATTCTGCCGCACATTTGCAGAG GTGCTTAAAATAAGAAAGGGACAGCCAGAAAAAATTCTTCAAGTCATCACTGGAGGAGGCCGTATCGGGCGAGAGGTGCCTTCAGTTGTTGCTGACCTTCACATTAGTTTGTTATCTGTCATCCAAGAAGACAGAGAAGAGAA CCCTTCGGACTATTCAAGGAATGGTGATGCTTGGATAATTGATACTGGGAAATATATTAGTGAATCCACAGTTATCTCGAAGGAACTGCCTCTTGATTGTTTAAGTCAAGGGGTATTAGGATATAAAAAATTGAGCCCTTCTTTAAAGCTGCATGTGCTGAATTTTCTGTGTGATGAGGCCCTTTCTACTAC AACATTAAAGAACTGGGTTCTCAAACAGCATGAAAGTGCAACTGAGAGAAAGGTTGCTGCAAGGGAAAAATTCCGTGCTGTCAAAGAAAAG GAAAAGGAGCTTAAAGAAAAACTAACGATTAAGATGGCTAAACCAAGGTTTTTGAGAAATGGAGCAGAAATTAATAGTCTTGTTTCTCAAATTAAGGAGGCATATGAAGACAAGAAGGCAGTAATAGATG AGGAGAAGCTGGGAGGTCTAGTTAGGAAAAAGCCTGTCAGGATAGACGAAGGGGTTGCGTACTGGAAGCTGGATGGTTATTGTGATAAGACAGCAATAATGCGCCAAG AGTTTGACGCAACAGAGAACACTGACAAGTGGTTTATGTTCACCGAGGAAGAAGAAAAAGTAATCAAAGGTCATGTAGCCCCAAG GCCCCAGTTGAAGCGCAAAAACAAAAAACATACCTTGGCTGGGCACAATGCTCTACCGATCTCAAGCTCCATGAAAACTCAGACTCCTGTTTCAGCTGTTTGA
- the LOC125521179 gene encoding uncharacterized protein LOC125521179 isoform X1, whose amino-acid sequence MAKKGAGGEESVVVPGQTEEAKQGPPRKRNPCPGIRCVGGRIYDPENGKTCHQCRQKTMDFSVACTQPRKKGLCPIHFCHKCLLNRYGENAEDMTKEAGWTCPKCRGICNCSFCRKKKGETPTGILAHAAKASGHSSVHDLLIKGSDMVVAAQTLSSLPKKIKKERKEGSLKRALGTDDATGGLFAEGDENIKTDLNALPSVPIKKKLKKIKKEHKEGNIKKVPGTGDATDGLLTEGDENTNTDLNAFPSVPTNKELKKIKKERKKGNIKKALGTDDGTDGLLAEGGENARTDLNAVPSVHTDKELKKIKKERKKGNIKRALGTDDGTDGLLAQGDDNTGTDLNALPPVPISKKLKKGNHMVNDMTADEKCPVEIKGELHIRNESTDVPETKIELPIGTPVTDIAGAELEVDDVGSALQFHEFCRTFAEVLKIRKGQPEKILQVITGGGRIGREVPSVVADLHISLLSVIQEDREENPSDYSRNGDAWIIDTGKYISESTVISKELPLDCLSQGVLGYKKLSPSLKLHVLNFLCDEALSTTTLKNWVLKQHESATERKVAAREKFRAVKEKEKELKEKLTIKMAKPRFLRNGAEINSLVSQIKEAYEDKKAVIDEEKLGGLVRKKPVRIDEGVAYWKLDGYCDKTAIMRQEFDATENTDKWFMFTEEEEKVIKGHVAPRPQLKRKNKKHTLAGHNALPISSSMKTQTPVSAV is encoded by the exons ATGGCCAAGAAAGGCGCCGGCGGTGAGGAGAGCGTGGTCGTGCCGGGGCAGACGGAGGAGGCCAAGCAAGGCCCTCCCCGGAAGCGCAACCCGTGCCCCGGAATCCGCTGCGTCGGCGGCCGGATCTATGACCCGGAGAACGGGAAGACCTGCCACCAG TGTCGCCAGAAGACGATGGACTTCTCGGTGGCTTGCACGCAGCCCCGGAAGAAGGGGCTTTGTCCAATCCACTTCTGCCACAAGTGCCTCCTCAACAG GTATGGTGAGAACGCCGAGGATATGACCAAGGAGGCGGGCTGGACCTGCCCCAAATGCAGGGGCATCTGCAACTGCAGCTTCTGCAG AAAGAAGAAAGGGGAGACGCCTACAGGAATACTGGCCCATGCTGCCAAGGCGTCAGGGCACTCGTCCGTCCATGATTTGCTGATAAAGGGCTCCGACATGGTGGTTGCTGCACAGACGCTGTCCTCGCTCCCTAAGAAGATCAAGAAG GAACGCAAGGAGGGCAGCTTAAAGAGGGCGCTAGGGACAGATGATGCTACCGGTGGATTGTTCGCTGAAGGGGATGAGAATATTAAGACTGATCTCAATGCACTTCCTTCAGTTCCTATCaaaaagaagctgaagaagatcAAGAAG GAACACAAGGAGGGCAACATAAAGAAGGTGCCAGGGACAGGCGATGCTACTGATGGACTGTTGACTGAAGGGGATGAGAATACAAACACTGATCTCAATGCATTTCCTTCAGTTCCTACCAACAAGGAGCTGAAGAAGATCAAGAAG GAACGCAAGAAGGGAAACATAAAGAAGGCCCTAGGGACAGATGATGGTACTGATGGATTGTTGGCTGAAGGGGGTGAGAATGCAAGGACTGATCTCAATGCAGTTCCTTCAGTTCATACCGACAAGGAGCTGAAGAAGATCAAGAAG GAACGCAAGAAGGGCAACATAAAGAGGGCCCTAGGGACAGATGATGGTACTGATGGATTGTTGGCTCAAGGGGATGACAATACAGGGACTGATCTCAATGCACTTCCTCCAGTTCCCATCAGCAAGAAGCTGAAAAAGGGCAACCACATGGTAAATGACATGACTGCTGATGAAAAGTGCCCTGTTGAAATTAAGGGCGAACTTCACATTAGGAATGAGAGCACTGATGTCCCAGAGACCAAAATTGAGCTACCCATAGGTACTCCAGTCACTGACATTGCAGGGGCTGAGCTGGAGGTTGATGATGTTGGGTCTGCACTTCAGTTTCATGAATTCTGCCGCACATTTGCAGAG GTGCTTAAAATAAGAAAGGGACAGCCAGAAAAAATTCTTCAAGTCATCACTGGAGGAGGCCGTATCGGGCGAGAGGTGCCTTCAGTTGTTGCTGACCTTCACATTAGTTTGTTATCTGTCATCCAAGAAGACAGAGAAGAGAA CCCTTCGGACTATTCAAGGAATGGTGATGCTTGGATAATTGATACTGGGAAATATATTAGTGAATCCACAGTTATCTCGAAGGAACTGCCTCTTGATTGTTTAAGTCAAGGGGTATTAGGATATAAAAAATTGAGCCCTTCTTTAAAGCTGCATGTGCTGAATTTTCTGTGTGATGAGGCCCTTTCTACTAC AACATTAAAGAACTGGGTTCTCAAACAGCATGAAAGTGCAACTGAGAGAAAGGTTGCTGCAAGGGAAAAATTCCGTGCTGTCAAAGAAAAG GAAAAGGAGCTTAAAGAAAAACTAACGATTAAGATGGCTAAACCAAGGTTTTTGAGAAATGGAGCAGAAATTAATAGTCTTGTTTCTCAAATTAAGGAGGCATATGAAGACAAGAAGGCAGTAATAGATG AGGAGAAGCTGGGAGGTCTAGTTAGGAAAAAGCCTGTCAGGATAGACGAAGGGGTTGCGTACTGGAAGCTGGATGGTTATTGTGATAAGACAGCAATAATGCGCCAAG AGTTTGACGCAACAGAGAACACTGACAAGTGGTTTATGTTCACCGAGGAAGAAGAAAAAGTAATCAAAGGTCATGTAGCCCCAAG GCCCCAGTTGAAGCGCAAAAACAAAAAACATACCTTGGCTGGGCACAATGCTCTACCGATCTCAAGCTCCATGAAAACTCAGACTCCTGTTTCAGCTGTTTGA